ACTTCCGCACTGCACCGGTGGTCTCGGGCACCACGTATGCCGAGGACTTCAGCGTGGCCGCGCGCGAGGGCTGGCCGGGCTACCTCGGCGCGCCACACCTTGCAACCGCAGCGTTCGGCCGGCGCATCTGGCGCGCCTTCAGTGCGGCGACGCTCAAGACATCACTCGAGATCCTCGACGGCAAGGATCCGGCGACGATTCCGCGCTACCTCACTTACCTGCGCAAGCTGCCCGAGTATCGCGCGTGGATGGACAGCTCCATGGCGCGTGACTCGGCCGCCGCGCGGCATCTGGCCGACTGGATGGCGCGGCGGACGCGTCAGGCGACGCCAACGCCACCGGATGGTCCAGGCGGCTCGCACGCGCCAGGCGCGTCGCCATCATGGTGAAGGCCAACGACCAGTGCGCGCGCGCCATCGCCGCCTGAGGCACCGGCACTGACCAGGCCGACCTCGCCGTCGCGCTCCGGGCACTCCGGCGCCAGACTGCTCCTCGGGCGAGATGCGCGGGCGGGCCGGCGGCCCACGGCCCGGTTTGCCTCCCATGCCAGCGAGGGCACAGACGCATGAGCGATGTGGCAGTCGCGACCCTTCTCGCCGCACTGCAACGCGGTGATACGACCGCTGCGCTGGGCCAACTCGCGGCCGAACCTGCGCTGGGCCGTCACTGCATCCACACCGCCGCGGCAGTGGCTGACGCGGAGGCCGTCCGCACATTCCTCGCCACCGATCGCGCCCTCGCGCGGGCGCGGCTGGACGGCACCGGTGTCGAGCCGCTGCTCTTCGCAGTGGCGGATGAACTGAAGTCGGCGCTGGCAGTGCCCGCGGCGGCGCACCTCGAGACGGTCCGCCTGCTCCTCGACGCCGGTGCCGACCCCAACGCCGCGGCCCCGCTGCCGGACGTGTCGGAGACCATCCCGGCGCTGTACTTCCCCTGTGTGCGCGGCAACGCCGCCGTCGCCCGGCTGCTGCTGGAACACGGCGCCAACCCGACCGACGGCGAGAGTCTCTACCACGCCGCGCAGCACGACCATCGCACCTGCCTCGCGCTGCTGCGCGAGTTCGGGGCCGACCTGCACCGAGGTCCCGCGGAACACGGCAACACGCCGCTCCACTTCCTCGCGTCACACACGCCGGACAACCCGGTCACGCCGGCGGCGACGCGTGGCATGTCGTGGCTGCTCGAAGCGGGCGCCGATCCCACTGTGCCGAGCTTCGCCGGCATGACGGCGCATCCGCAGGCGGGGGAGACGCCGCTGCATCGCGCAGCGGCGGTCGGGCATGGCACCGACGTGCTCACGCGCCTGGTCAGGCACGGAGCCCGGCCCGACCAGCGCCGCGACGACGGCGCCACCGCCTACCAGCTCGCCGTGCGCGGGGGGCATGTCGCCGCGGCAGCCGCGCTCGCGTCGGTCGGCGCCGACACCACTGTCACCGCCATCGACGCGCTGCTCGCGGCCTGTCACCGGGGCGACGAACAGGCGGCGCGCGCCGAGCTCGATGCACATCCCGGTCTGCTGCTGGGCCTGCCGACCGGCGACCGCGACGCCCTCGGTCGCGCCGTCGGCGAGGGACGGCTCGAGGCCGTGCGCGTGATGTGCGCCATCGGGTGGCCGATGGACCAGGAGGGTGAATGGGGCGGGACACCGCTGCACTGGGCCGCATGGCAGGGCCGGACCGACATCGTGCGCATGCTGCTGGCGCATGGTGCGCCGGTGAACCTCCGCGACACGCGCTACGGGAGTTCACCCATCGCGTGGGTCGCGCACGGGTCGCGGTTCTGCGACCGCGCCAACGACGAGGACTATCCGCGGATTGCCGAATTGCTGCTCGACGCGGGCGCCACGCGGGCCGCGTCGTTCAACCACTGGAGCGAGCCGCCGGAGAGCCTGGCACGGCCGAGCGTGGCGGCGGTGCTGCGTGACCGCGGGTTCCTCACCGGCGAATCGACGGGCTGACACCGGACGGCCGCAGGCGATGCACTGGGCAACGCCTGCGGCCGTGATGACTCGTGCGCGGGCCTACTGCTTTGCGGCGCCGGCCCGCGGCGAGCAGGCTTCCTCGACCGTGTGGAACCGGTCATGGGTGAGCTTGAGGGCGGCCTTCACCTGCTCGTCGGGCACGCTGCGGGTGCCGGCCGCGCGCGCAGCCTCCTCCGAGGCGCGCAGCAGGGCCTCGAGATCGGCGGTGCGAGCCGTCCCGCCGCAGGTCGCCGGGGTCGGCTCCGTGGTCAACGCGCGGGCCGCAGCCACGAGTTCGGCAGCGCGGGCACGGAACGGGGCCAGGTCGTTTCGATCCTTGGCCGGGTGCCAGCTCGCGGCCATCACCGTGTGATACGTGTCGAGTGCCTTCCACGCGATGCCGTGTTCCTCTCCCTCATGCGCCTCGGCGGCGGCAGCGGGGCGCGGGGTGGCCGGCCGCGGCGACTGCGACTGGGCGGAGAGCGCGCCGGCGAACGTGGCCGAGGCCACGAGCAGGACCGCGGAGGCGGTGAGGGTGCGGGCGTGCTGGCGGACGGTCATGCAGGCTCCAGGAGATCGAGGCGGGCAGCTGAGGTCGGAACTCCGCGAAATTTCGGCAGGGTGAGCAGGCATGGCAATCGGCGAATTCACCGAATTCGGTGACAGTGCACCCATTCCCCGGAATCCGGTGACAGAAATCCGGTGACAACAGGAATCCGGTGACAGTGCACTCATTCCCAGGAATCCGGTGACAGTGCACTGATTTCGCCGCCGAGCCGGCGGTGGCGGCTCCGGGGTGCCGCCGGGGGCAGTGATTCCCCCTGATGTAGGGGATTTCCCTCTATGGCGCGCGGAATGCCCCGCACCCACCGTGGATGAGGCACCTGCCACTCCCGCCATCCTGCCGGTTCCCGGTCGGCACGTGCCCAGGCGGATCTCCCCATCCCCGGAGGCCAGATGCAGGCCCTGCCAAGTACGGTCGCCCCGGACGTCTTCACGGGCCTCGTCGCCGGTGAGCGCGACGCCCTGCGCCGGTTGTTCGACAGCTTCGCGCCATCCCTCGCCGCCGCAGTCGACGAGAACGTCGGCGCCGACTCGGCCACGTCGCACATCATCGACGCGCTCTTCCTCGAGGCGTGGCACGAGCGCGCCACGTTCACGTCACCGGATGCGCTGCACGACTGGCTGGTCCGCGAGTCGCAGGCGCTGTCGGCGCGCGAACTCGCCCGCCGCGCGCGGCTCCGCCGTTTCGAGGAGCGCGAGCATATCCACCGCGAGCCGACGGCGGCCCCGCATGCGCCGTTCGACGTGGCGGCCGGCTGGACGC
This genomic interval from Gemmatimonadaceae bacterium contains the following:
- a CDS encoding ankyrin repeat domain-containing protein encodes the protein MSDVAVATLLAALQRGDTTAALGQLAAEPALGRHCIHTAAAVADAEAVRTFLATDRALARARLDGTGVEPLLFAVADELKSALAVPAAAHLETVRLLLDAGADPNAAAPLPDVSETIPALYFPCVRGNAAVARLLLEHGANPTDGESLYHAAQHDHRTCLALLREFGADLHRGPAEHGNTPLHFLASHTPDNPVTPAATRGMSWLLEAGADPTVPSFAGMTAHPQAGETPLHRAAAVGHGTDVLTRLVRHGARPDQRRDDGATAYQLAVRGGHVAAAAALASVGADTTVTAIDALLAACHRGDEQAARAELDAHPGLLLGLPTGDRDALGRAVGEGRLEAVRVMCAIGWPMDQEGEWGGTPLHWAAWQGRTDIVRMLLAHGAPVNLRDTRYGSSPIAWVAHGSRFCDRANDEDYPRIAELLLDAGATRAASFNHWSEPPESLARPSVAAVLRDRGFLTGESTG